The Rhodothermus marinus DSM 4252 DNA segment CTTGCCGGCGCGGAGGTGCTCGATCGCCGCCCGGGTGGCTGCGTAGGCTTTGAAGAAGTCCGTCCCGTCCACATGGATGCGGGCCAGCCCCTCGTAACCGGCGCCCAGTTTGTAGGGATTGCCGCCGGCCGTCTGCTCTTCGATCGGGACGGAGATCGCGTAACGGTTGTTCTGGATGAAGTACAGCACGGGCGCTTTGATACGGGCGGCCCAGTTAAGCGCTTCGTGGAAGGCGCCCTGCGAAGTGGCCCCCTCGCCGGCCGAACAGTAGACGTAGGCCTTTTCACCCCGGCGCTGAATGCCCATGGCGAGGCCCAGGGCCGGCAGAAATTGCGAACCCACCGACGAGGAGGGCGTCACAATATTCTTAGCGCGGTCGCTGTAATGGGCGGGCATCTGCCGGCCGCCCGAGTTGGGGTCGTCCGCTTTGGCCAGGTGGGCCAGCAGGACGTCTTCGGGGCGGCCGCCCAGCATCAGGTACGTGCACAGGTCCCGGTAGTACATCCAGAACCAGTCGAAGCCCGGCTTTGAAAGCAGGCCGGCGGCCGCCTGGGCGGCTTCGTGACCGGCCCCGCCGATGTGGAAGAAGCCTTTGCCCTGTTTGAGCAGCGTCAGCATTTTTTCATCGAGCCGCCGCGCCAGCAGCATCGTGCGATAGACGCGCAGCAGCGTGTCGGCGTCGAAGTCGGCCGGGCCGACCGGCCGGATGTCCAGATCGCCATCATAGGCCAGTACGGGAAGCTCGGCCACGTGCTGGCCGTTGGCACCTGTGACTGGAAGCGCTTTTTCAAGCGTATGCGCAGCTTTCTTTTTTCGCGGCATAGGTCTCAAGGGTTGGTGCACCACCATGGGCTGCGAGGAGCAGCCGGTCCCGAAAGCAAACGTGTGGGGCGTAACGCACGTTCCAGCAGTCAATACCCGAGCCAGTACCCACGCGTCTAATTTACGAAGCGGGGGGCGGTGGTGCAAAAGCTCAGGCGCTGACGGCTTCGTCCGCCTCGGCGTAGGGCAGTTCGAACCAGAAGCGGCTGCCGCGTCCTACCGTGCTCTCGACATGAATCGCCTCGCCGTGGGCCTGCAGGATCTGCTTGACGATACTCAGACCCAGACCGGTACCGCCGCTGCGCCGCGAACGGTCCGGATCGACCCGGTAGAAGCGCTCGAAGATGCGATCCAGGTGCTCTTCGGGAATGCCCCGACCGGTATCGACGACCTCCACATGTACCTTGTCGCGACGCCGCCGGATGCGACACCGGATGTAGCCCTCGTCCGTGTAGGAAATTGCGTTGTCGATCAGGTTGGTCAGCACCTGCCGGATGCGCTCCCGGTCGGCCCGCACATAGACCGGGTCGTTCTCCGCCTGAATGATCAGCCCCTTCTCCTCGGCCTTGGGATAGAGCATATCGACCACTTCCTCGAGCAGCTCCTGCAAGTTGAACACGGACGGATGAATCAGATCGGCCCGGTATTCCAGACGGGCAATTTCGATCAGGTCGTTGAACAGGTTGTTGAGACGGTTCAGGTTCTGAAGGGCCTTTTCGACGTAGCGTTTACGGGTTTCCGGGTCCATGGTGGGGGAGGCCAGCGCCTCCAGATACCCTCCGATGGAAAAGATCGGGTTGCGCACCTCGTGGGAGACGTTGCCGATGAACTCGGTCTGCAGGCGCGTCAGGCGCTGTAGCTCGGCGATCTTCTCCCGGAAGCTGTCGGACATCTTGTTGAGATGGTGGGCCAGGTCCTGGAACTCGGCCGCCCGCGTGTGCACCTGGATTTTCTCGTCAAAGTGGCCTTCGATGATGTTACGGGCGCTGTTGCGGATGGCGCGGAGCGGGCCGGTCACCTTTTCCGTGGCGATCCAGCTTCCCAGCAGGGCCAGCACCAGTGCCGCCAGCATGCCCACCACCAGCGTGAGCTCCATCTGCCGGGCCAGTCGATACCAGATCGGCGTCGGCTGACCCACGCGCACGATCCAGCCCGAAGCAGGGTCGTGCAGCACCACGTAAAAGACCTGGCCGTCGGTCGTGAAGCGTTCGTAGAAGCGAACCGTCGCCTCGGCGCTGACCAGCGTGTCGAGCCGGGGAGGCGTGGTCTCGAGGATCGGCCGTCCGGCCTGGCCGTTCCAGATCACCGAGTCGCCCCGGGCCAGCGTCAGGTGCAGTCCGGTCACGCGGCTGAGCAGCGCCAGCGTGGCGGGAAGTTCATGGGAGGGTGTTTCCGGAACGACCTGATAGAGCAGGCGCTCCGCCTGTGTGCGCAGCGTCTGTTCCATCGTGCTGCGGAGCCGGCCGTGCAACACCAGGCCCGTGTACAGCCCGGCGCCCAGCACGGCCAGCCCCACAAACAGCGCAAACGTCAGAAACATCCACGTGCGCACCGAGGCACGTGGCGGGAAAATCCAGCGCCAGATCCGGTACGCCAGCCGCAGTGGTCCCCGAGGCCGTCGGCGTAGCTTAGCTTTCGGCGGGTTCATCCTCTTCCACGAACCGGTAGCCTACGCCACGCACCGTCTGAATATGCTTGGCAAAGTCGCCCAGCTTCTCACGCAGGTTTTTGATGTGGGCGTCGACGGTGCGTTCGGTGACCATCATCGCATCTTTCCAGATGCGCTCGAGCAGTTCCTGGCGCGTGAAGGCCTTGCGCGGATGCCGGACCAGGTAACGCAGCAGCTCGAACTCCGTCAGGGTCAGGCCCAGGTCGCGGCCGCGCAGCGAGGCCCGGTACTCGTCTTCGTAAATGGTCAGGTCCTTGACCTTCAGCGTGCGGCTTTCCTCGACGCCCACGCGGCGCAGCACGGCCTTGATACGCGCCAGCAGCACCTGCGGCGAGACCGGCTTGGTCAAGTAGTCGTCGCCGCCCATCATGAGGCCTTTCACCTGATCCTCCTCCTCACTCTTGGCCGTGAGGAAGATGATCGGGATGTGCTCGGTCTCGGCCCGTGAGCGCAGGCGCTTGCAGACCTCGTAGCCGTCCAGGCCCGGCAGCATGATGTCGAGCACGATCAGGTCGATTTCGGGCGAGGCCTTCTTGAGCGCCTCTTCGCCGTCGTAGGCCTTTTCGACCTGATAGCCTTCCTCGCTCAGGAAGTGGCCGATAACCTCGACCACATCTTCCTCGTCGTCGACGACCAGAATTTTGATCTCCGAGGGTTCGACAGTACGCGGCATGGTTATTCACAAACTGTTGGTGGGAAATAAAAAGCCGGTCGCTTCAACGCCGGATTATAAATATAAGTTTTCTTCAGAAGTTCTCCACAGAAGAGGAAACGGACTGGCGCTGTTCCTGATAACGACGGGGGACGCGTCGCGCGGCCGCACAGCTCAGTTCGTAGGGGATGGTTTCAGCCCAGCGTGCCACTTCGGCGATGGAAGGGCCTCCTTCGCCGAAAAACACAACCGGCTCGCCTTCCTGCACGTCCGGGGCGGTTTCCGGATCGCCCAGATCGATCATGGTCATGTCCATGCAGACGGCTCCCACGATGGGAAACCGATGCCCGTGCAGCCCCACCTGACCGCGATTGGACAGCCGACGCGGAATGCCGTCGCCGTAGCCGGCGCCGACGACGGCGATGCGGCGCCAGCCGGGGGCCGTCCAGGTGCGGCCGTAGGAGATCGTGGTACCCGGCGGCACGGTGCGCACCTGCACGATGCAGGCCACGAAGCGCATGACCGGACGCAGTTCGTCTGCGCCGGGCAGCTCGGGACGGGGCAGATAGCCGTACAGCGCAGCGCCAATACGGGCCTGCTGGCGGCTGTCGCTCCAGTAGGAGGACGGCAGCGTAAACAACGCGCCGCTGTTGGCCACGTGCCGCACCGCGAAGGCGTCGCCGACCTGTCGCCAGAGCTGCTCGAAGCGCTCC contains these protein-coding regions:
- a CDS encoding response regulator codes for the protein MPRTVEPSEIKILVVDDEEDVVEVIGHFLSEEGYQVEKAYDGEEALKKASPEIDLIVLDIMLPGLDGYEVCKRLRSRAETEHIPIIFLTAKSEEEDQVKGLMMGGDDYLTKPVSPQVLLARIKAVLRRVGVEESRTLKVKDLTIYEDEYRASLRGRDLGLTLTEFELLRYLVRHPRKAFTRQELLERIWKDAMMVTERTVDAHIKNLREKLGDFAKHIQTVRGVGYRFVEEDEPAES
- a CDS encoding sensor histidine kinase, whose translation is MNPPKAKLRRRPRGPLRLAYRIWRWIFPPRASVRTWMFLTFALFVGLAVLGAGLYTGLVLHGRLRSTMEQTLRTQAERLLYQVVPETPSHELPATLALLSRVTGLHLTLARGDSVIWNGQAGRPILETTPPRLDTLVSAEATVRFYERFTTDGQVFYVVLHDPASGWIVRVGQPTPIWYRLARQMELTLVVGMLAALVLALLGSWIATEKVTGPLRAIRNSARNIIEGHFDEKIQVHTRAAEFQDLAHHLNKMSDSFREKIAELQRLTRLQTEFIGNVSHEVRNPIFSIGGYLEALASPTMDPETRKRYVEKALQNLNRLNNLFNDLIEIARLEYRADLIHPSVFNLQELLEEVVDMLYPKAEEKGLIIQAENDPVYVRADRERIRQVLTNLIDNAISYTDEGYIRCRIRRRRDKVHVEVVDTGRGIPEEHLDRIFERFYRVDPDRSRRSGGTGLGLSIVKQILQAHGEAIHVESTVGRGSRFWFELPYAEADEAVSA
- the alr gene encoding alanine racemase; its protein translation is MLHPAFVEIHLGHLRHNLEQVRRRLGPAEPIAVVKADAYGHGLVPVARTLQEAGIRHFAVARLSEAVELREAGITGSILLLGAAFPEDLAACVAHEVEVTVSSPLLAEAVCAAAPRYGPLRVHVKVDTGMGRLGIWPEEAPEIIRRLEQTPGVTLVGLCTHLATAEQPGDPFVQEQLERFEQLWRQVGDAFAVRHVANSGALFTLPSSYWSDSRQQARIGAALYGYLPRPELPGADELRPVMRFVACIVQVRTVPPGTTISYGRTWTAPGWRRIAVVGAGYGDGIPRRLSNRGQVGLHGHRFPIVGAVCMDMTMIDLGDPETAPDVQEGEPVVFFGEGGPSIAEVARWAETIPYELSCAAARRVPRRYQEQRQSVSSSVENF